CGCTGTCACCCTGTCCGGCCACAGCCATGGACCGGAAATCAACCGCTTCGGACACCGCGCCCGCGAACCCGTCGATCCAGTCGCGTTCCTGCGGTGTTGCAAAACGGTAGGTCATGCGCAATTCCGCATCGCCCCCCAGAAGCGTGGCCCCTTCGCGCGCAAGCCCGTCGTCAATCGCGCCACGCACGGACCCGACAGCCGCAATCGCGCCCACACCCAATGCAAGGCAGGCCAGAAACACCCAAAACCCGCGCAAGCCGCCGCGCAATTCGCGCCGCGCAATCGCCCATGCCACGCGCATCATTCGGCGGCCCTTGCAGTTGCGCGGTCTTCACCTTCAATGCGGCCATCGGCCAGACGGATGACACGGTCGCAGCGCGCGGCAAGTTCGGGCGCATGGGTCACAAGGATCAGCGTGGCCCCATGCCTGTCGCGCAGGCCAAACAGCATTTCCATAATCGCCTGCCCGTTCACCCCGTCCAGATTGCCGGTCGGTTCATCCGCCAGCAATATTTCAGGGCGCGGGGCCGCAGCGCGCGCCAGTGCGACGCGCTGCTGCTCGCCGCCCGACATTTGCGCGGGGTAATGGTCCATCCGGTGGCCCAGACCAACGGCGCGCAATTCCTCTTCTGCGCGTTCAAACGCATCGCGCTTTCCGGCCAGTTCCAAGGGCGTGGCAACATTTTCCAGCGCGGTCATTGTCGGGATCAGGTGGAAAGACTGGAACACAACCCCCATATGTGACCTGCGAAACCGGGCAAGGGCGTCTTCGTTCAGCGCGGTCAGATCATGGCCAAGGGCCGAAACCTGACCGGCAGTCGCACGTTCCAGCCCGCCCATAAGCATCAGGAGGGATGATTTGCCAGACCCAGAAGGCCCGACCAGACCAAGGGTTTCCCCGCGCGTGACATCCAGTGTGATACCGCGCAAAATCTCGACCGGCCCGGCATTGCCTTGCAGGGTCAACCCCGTATCCTTGAGCGAGAGAATAATGTCAGTCATCAAATCCGTCCTTTGCGTGCCCCTATCGAACCCATATGGGGTTTTTACCCCGTTCGGCAAGCGCTGCGGTGCAGCGTGTGCAGGCATAACGCTGGCTTTGGGCCTTTCCGTCGGTGCGGCGGGTGCAGAACCGTTGCGCCTTGTGGCATTGGGGGATTCCCTGACCCAGGGATACGGCCTGCCTGCCGATGACGGGTTCGTTCCGCAGTTGCAGGACTGGCTGCACGCGCAGGGCCATGACGTGATCGTGATAAACGCAGGCGTGTCTGGGGACACAACTGCGGGCGGGCTGGCCCGACTGGACTGGACCTTGGCCGAACCTGTGGATGCAATGCTGGTTATCCTTGGGGGGAACGATCTGTTGCGCGGCATTGACCCTGCCGCAAGCCGCGCCAATCTGGACGCCATCCTTGCCCGCCTGCAACAAGAAGATATTCCCGCCATGCTGGCAGGCATGCCCGCACCGGGGAACTACGGCCCCGAATTTCGCGACGCCTTCGATAGCATGTATCCCGAACTGGCACAGGAATACGACGTGCCGCTGGTGCCCAATTTCATGCACCCCATGACCGAGAAAGCAGATGCCGGTGCAAGCTTCGCAGACCTGATGCAGGACGATCATATTCATCCCAATGCAGACGGGGTCGCGCTGATTGTTGACGGCATCGGGCCACAAATTGCCGCGTTCATCGATACTGTAGCGCCTGCGACACCATAACGTGCGGGCAGCTGTGAACAGTTGTGCAGCTTGAAACTTGTTGATAAGCGCTAGAACAAATCTGAACTAAGTATAACGGGGCAGTCCGAAGGGGCTGCCCCAAAACAGGAACGGGTGGCCCGCATATGGCAAGAAACAATTTCACTTTCACATCGGAATCCGTTTCAGAAGGACACCCCGACAAGGTTTGTGACCGCATTTCTGATGCGGTGCTTGATGCACTTCTAGCAGAAGAAGAAACCGCACGCGTCGCC
Above is a window of Roseinatronobacter sp. S2 DNA encoding:
- a CDS encoding ABC transporter ATP-binding protein → MTDIILSLKDTGLTLQGNAGPVEILRGITLDVTRGETLGLVGPSGSGKSSLLMLMGGLERATAGQVSALGHDLTALNEDALARFRRSHMGVVFQSFHLIPTMTALENVATPLELAGKRDAFERAEEELRAVGLGHRMDHYPAQMSGGEQQRVALARAAAPRPEILLADEPTGNLDGVNGQAIMEMLFGLRDRHGATLILVTHAPELAARCDRVIRLADGRIEGEDRATARAAE
- a CDS encoding arylesterase encodes the protein MSVIKSVLCVPLSNPYGVFTPFGKRCGAACAGITLALGLSVGAAGAEPLRLVALGDSLTQGYGLPADDGFVPQLQDWLHAQGHDVIVINAGVSGDTTAGGLARLDWTLAEPVDAMLVILGGNDLLRGIDPAASRANLDAILARLQQEDIPAMLAGMPAPGNYGPEFRDAFDSMYPELAQEYDVPLVPNFMHPMTEKADAGASFADLMQDDHIHPNADGVALIVDGIGPQIAAFIDTVAPATP